A single window of Paenibacillus sp. SYP-B4298 DNA harbors:
- a CDS encoding response regulator transcription factor gives MYKVLLVDDEWLILDGISSVVDWSRLGTELVGTAQNGLEALAIVEGHCPDIVITDIRMPGMDGLQLVEAVAAQYPWVSFIMLTGFSEFEYAKTAMQHGVKHYLLKPCSEESLVQAIEEIVSEKREQADQERFVQSIKYNLERVLPHAKEYFLKELVTNKTYGAKEWQYFDELFGVQFQSQRVRLLLVEIEGEHEYLHLFAVKNIAEDIVHNPILSSTVGRHVLLLMEDKPSTEQLFGMIETIRTTFAKYYRFDLTVALSESGELTHARQLYTQTLVYLNHRFYLGEGSLIMERDIAPQVEPGLPEFEYDQERLMAALKAGYWQDAEAELGRMFRLLSELRDDISKTKSYLIQIFVEVIRLSGPVEMQGYMNRLPQMIETSTLQSFQQFVLAIAKEIALSRYEQNRSRQSQMVLQMKQWVERHYREESLTLQAVANDIYMNPDYISKMFKKETGEKFTNYVMRYRIQKAMELLEQDGHCTVSALAEKSGFGSNWPYFSKMFKKLTGYSPSEYKRPPMV, from the coding sequence ATGTATAAAGTGCTCTTGGTGGACGATGAGTGGTTAATCCTTGATGGCATCTCTAGTGTAGTGGATTGGTCACGGCTGGGAACGGAGCTAGTGGGAACCGCTCAGAATGGATTGGAAGCGCTTGCTATAGTAGAAGGTCATTGCCCTGACATTGTGATCACAGATATTCGAATGCCTGGAATGGACGGCCTGCAACTGGTAGAGGCTGTTGCTGCACAGTATCCGTGGGTCTCCTTCATTATGCTGACGGGCTTCTCTGAATTTGAATATGCCAAGACAGCGATGCAGCATGGGGTGAAGCATTACCTGCTGAAGCCTTGCAGTGAGGAAAGCTTGGTGCAGGCAATTGAGGAGATCGTCAGTGAGAAACGCGAGCAGGCTGATCAAGAACGATTCGTGCAATCAATCAAGTATAATCTGGAGCGTGTGCTGCCGCATGCCAAGGAATATTTCTTGAAGGAGCTGGTGACGAATAAAACCTATGGGGCGAAGGAATGGCAATATTTCGACGAGCTGTTCGGCGTCCAGTTCCAGAGCCAGCGCGTGCGGCTGCTGCTGGTGGAGATTGAGGGAGAGCACGAGTACCTTCATCTGTTCGCCGTTAAAAATATCGCGGAGGACATCGTCCACAATCCCATCCTCAGCTCGACAGTCGGTCGTCATGTGCTGCTGCTCATGGAGGATAAGCCTAGCACGGAGCAGTTGTTCGGGATGATCGAGACGATCCGCACAACCTTCGCCAAGTACTATCGGTTTGACCTGACCGTTGCGCTAAGTGAGTCGGGAGAATTAACCCATGCCCGCCAGCTCTACACACAGACCCTTGTCTATCTGAATCATCGCTTCTATCTGGGCGAGGGCAGTCTGATTATGGAGCGCGACATTGCGCCGCAGGTCGAGCCGGGACTGCCTGAGTTCGAGTATGATCAGGAACGGCTGATGGCCGCTCTGAAGGCGGGGTATTGGCAGGATGCCGAGGCGGAGCTGGGAAGAATGTTTCGATTGCTGTCGGAGCTGCGTGATGACATCTCTAAGACCAAGTCCTATCTGATTCAGATCTTTGTGGAGGTCATTCGGCTGAGTGGGCCAGTGGAGATGCAGGGCTACATGAACCGTCTGCCGCAGATGATCGAGACGAGCACTCTCCAGTCCTTCCAGCAGTTTGTACTTGCTATAGCCAAGGAGATCGCGCTGAGCCGTTATGAGCAGAACCGCTCCCGACAATCGCAGATGGTGCTCCAGATGAAGCAATGGGTGGAGCGTCATTATAGGGAGGAGTCGTTGACACTGCAGGCTGTCGCGAACGATATCTATATGAACCCAGATTATATTAGCAAGATGTTCAAGAAGGAAACCGGGGAGAAGTTCACGAACTACGTCATGCGTTACCGCATTCAGAAGGCGATGGAGCTGCTAGAGCAGGACGGGCACTGCACCGTGTCGGCTCTGGCGGAGAAGAGCGGCTTCGGCTCGAATTGGCCGTACTTCAGCAAGATGTTCAAGAAATTAACCGGCTACTCGCCGTCAGAGTATAAGCGTCCGCCGATGGTGTAG
- a CDS encoding GNAT family N-acetyltransferase has translation MKLTMEYVQTPQQIAAIAALAEDIWLSHYQQMISVEQIHYMLEKFQSIPAMTEQIEAQGYEYYEMLLEGERIGYLSIKQEENRLFLSKFYIHQQYRGNGYASKAMAWLTRLCQERGLHAIWLTVNRHNRTAIAVYEQKGFRQLRTQVADIGGGFVMDDYIMELAVPAGL, from the coding sequence ATGAAGCTCACGATGGAATACGTCCAGACACCGCAGCAGATTGCTGCCATCGCTGCTCTTGCCGAGGACATCTGGCTCTCGCATTACCAGCAGATGATCTCTGTGGAACAGATTCACTATATGCTCGAGAAATTCCAGTCCATTCCTGCCATGACGGAGCAGATCGAAGCGCAGGGCTATGAATACTATGAGATGCTGCTTGAAGGGGAACGCATCGGCTACCTCAGCATCAAGCAGGAGGAGAACCGACTGTTCTTGAGCAAGTTCTATATTCACCAGCAGTATCGCGGCAACGGCTATGCCAGCAAGGCGATGGCATGGCTCACCCGGCTCTGCCAGGAGCGAGGGCTGCATGCCATCTGGCTGACAGTGAACCGCCACAACCGTACAGCGATCGCCGTGTATGAGCAGAAGGGCTTCCGCCAGCTCCGCACTCAGGTCGCAGACATCGGAGGCGGCTTCGTCATGGATGATTACATCATGGAGCTGGCTGTCCCTGCCGGATTATAA
- a CDS encoding NADAR family protein: MIYEWEALCRAYEAGERFKYLFFWGHTPPADGIVNQSCLSQWWPCRFEVDGVTYSCTEQYMMAEKARLFGDEAMLASIMAAAHPKEMKAFGRAISPFDEQLWNASSYEIVRRGNAAKFTQNEELRHYLLGTGRRILVEASPRDRIWGIGMGKSNPDAEHPPKWRGRNKLGFALTQVRDELLSCGANNQE, translated from the coding sequence ATGATATATGAATGGGAAGCATTATGCCGCGCCTATGAGGCGGGAGAACGGTTCAAGTATTTATTTTTCTGGGGACATACGCCACCGGCGGACGGAATCGTCAATCAGAGCTGTTTGAGCCAATGGTGGCCATGCCGCTTCGAGGTGGATGGTGTCACGTATAGCTGCACCGAGCAATACATGATGGCGGAGAAGGCGCGTCTGTTCGGGGATGAGGCGATGCTGGCGTCGATTATGGCAGCGGCCCATCCGAAGGAGATGAAGGCCTTCGGCCGCGCGATCTCCCCATTCGACGAGCAGCTATGGAATGCAAGCAGCTATGAGATCGTCAGGCGGGGCAACGCCGCCAAATTCACGCAGAACGAGGAGCTGCGCCATTATCTGCTCGGCACGGGCAGGCGCATCCTGGTCGAGGCGAGTCCGCGCGATCGCATCTGGGGCATAGGGATGGGCAAGAGCAACCCGGATGCGGAGCATCCACCCAAGTGGCGGGGGAGGAATAAGCTTGGTTTTGCACTGACGCAGGTGCGTGACGAACTGCTGAGCTGCGGAGCCAACAACCAAGAATAG
- a CDS encoding RNA 2'-phosphotransferase, giving the protein MKNNEGNYQKNYQDNKMGRFLSLVLRHQPQAAGITLDQNGWASVDELIRGVNRTGRRLDRAALDRIVAENSKQRYSFNEDRTRIRANQGHSLTVDVELKQQMPPAVLYHGTAQHYVQSILQQGIRRGTRQHVHLTEDQKLAAKVGSRHGQPAVLAVDAADMHQAGYIFYRSENDVWLCEHVPAIYMRVEMH; this is encoded by the coding sequence ATGAAGAACAATGAAGGTAATTATCAAAAAAATTATCAAGATAATAAGATGGGAAGATTTCTAAGTCTGGTGCTGCGTCATCAGCCGCAGGCGGCAGGCATCACATTGGATCAGAACGGCTGGGCGTCTGTGGATGAGCTGATTCGCGGGGTGAACCGTACCGGGCGAAGGCTCGATCGGGCGGCACTGGATCGGATTGTGGCGGAAAACAGCAAGCAACGGTACAGCTTCAATGAGGATCGTACCCGCATTCGCGCCAACCAGGGTCACTCGCTGACAGTGGATGTAGAGCTGAAGCAGCAGATGCCGCCAGCCGTGCTCTATCATGGAACAGCTCAGCACTATGTGCAGTCCATCTTGCAGCAGGGCATCCGCCGTGGCACACGTCAGCATGTGCATCTAACAGAGGATCAGAAGCTGGCAGCCAAGGTTGGCTCCCGGCACGGACAACCCGCCGTGCTGGCAGTCGACGCGGCGGACATGCATCAGGCGGGTTATATATTCTACCGTTCAGAGAACGATGTATGGCTATGTGAGCATGTGCCTGCTATCTATATGCGCGTGGAGATGCACTGA
- a CDS encoding ABC transporter permease, translating to MKLEPRPTARTSTGRGAGTGIGSAKPPGRLRLLRKEWIRNRYVYMMLIPVIAYYLIFSYGPMYGLMMAFQKSYSPVKGIWAGTWVGLDNFTMFFNSYYFWRLIKNTLILSMYSILFGFPAPIILALLLNEVRKRWFKSAVQTISYMPHFISVVVVVGMLKTFSALDGGLFNIIRSFFDLQPVMFLAEKDMFRPMYILSNIWQGAGWASIIFLAALSNIDPQLYEASKIDGAGRWRQLLHITIPGIMPTVVIMLILRLGAVMNADFQKILLMQTAPTYETSDVISTFVYRSGILEGNYTYSTAIGLFNAIINFSLLLIANGISRRLNSTSLW from the coding sequence ATGAAGCTAGAGCCGAGGCCGACGGCAAGGACGAGTACAGGCAGAGGGGCAGGGACAGGGATAGGGAGTGCCAAGCCGCCAGGCCGATTGCGATTGCTCAGGAAGGAATGGATTCGGAACCGATACGTCTACATGATGCTGATCCCCGTCATCGCTTACTATCTCATCTTCAGCTACGGGCCGATGTATGGGCTGATGATGGCGTTTCAGAAGTCGTATAGCCCGGTGAAGGGAATCTGGGCGGGCACCTGGGTTGGGCTGGACAATTTCACGATGTTCTTCAACAGCTACTACTTCTGGCGGCTGATCAAGAACACCCTCATCTTGAGCATGTACAGCATCCTGTTCGGCTTCCCCGCCCCGATTATTCTGGCGCTGTTGCTGAATGAGGTTCGCAAGAGATGGTTCAAATCGGCGGTGCAGACGATCAGCTATATGCCGCATTTTATCTCGGTGGTGGTCGTGGTTGGGATGTTGAAGACGTTCTCCGCACTGGATGGCGGGCTGTTCAATATTATTCGCAGCTTCTTCGACCTGCAGCCGGTGATGTTCCTGGCGGAGAAGGATATGTTCCGGCCGATGTACATCCTCTCGAATATATGGCAGGGAGCCGGCTGGGCATCGATTATCTTCCTGGCGGCGCTGAGCAACATCGATCCACAGCTCTATGAGGCGTCCAAGATCGATGGGGCGGGGCGGTGGCGGCAGTTACTGCACATTACGATACCGGGCATCATGCCGACTGTCGTCATTATGCTGATTCTGCGGCTGGGCGCTGTGATGAATGCAGATTTTCAGAAAATATTGCTGATGCAGACCGCGCCAACCTATGAAACCTCTGATGTCATCTCGACCTTTGTCTATCGCTCGGGGATTTTGGAGGGCAACTACACGTATTCGACAGCGATCGGGCTGTTCAATGCGATCATTAATTTCTCGCTGCTGCTCATTGCCAACGGCATCAGCAGGCGTCTCAACTCAACGAGTCTATGGTAA
- a CDS encoding carbohydrate ABC transporter permease: MRRTAGEHLFDAFNTVLLCLVMMISFYPMLYVLHSSISDPDQMLRSRSLMLLPEGFQLEAYKYVFRNPKIYSGYMNTLFYVAVGTAVNLLMTSLAAYALSRMDLLGRKTLMKLITFTMFFGGGMIPTFLLIQNLGMVDTRLAMIIPGAISTFYFLIMKTSFEGIPISLIESAKLDGAHDFLILFRIVLPLSKSILAVMMLYYAVDHWNDYVGPMLYLRSQELYPIQIVMRDILISSSTESMGAGVDTGFAIGENIKYATIIISTLPIMLVYPFIQRYFVQGALIGAVKQ, encoded by the coding sequence GTGAGACGCACCGCAGGTGAACATCTATTTGACGCATTTAATACCGTGTTGCTCTGTCTTGTGATGATGATTTCATTCTACCCGATGCTCTATGTGCTCCATTCCTCGATCAGCGACCCCGATCAGATGCTGCGTTCCCGCTCGCTGATGCTGCTGCCTGAGGGCTTTCAACTGGAGGCCTACAAGTATGTATTCCGTAATCCGAAGATTTACTCGGGCTACATGAACACGCTGTTCTATGTGGCCGTGGGCACTGCGGTCAACCTGCTCATGACGTCGCTAGCGGCCTATGCGCTGTCGCGCATGGATCTGCTCGGACGGAAGACGCTGATGAAGCTCATTACGTTCACGATGTTCTTCGGCGGGGGGATGATTCCGACCTTCCTGCTCATTCAAAATCTGGGGATGGTGGATACGCGGCTGGCGATGATCATTCCCGGCGCCATCAGCACCTTTTATTTCCTCATTATGAAGACCAGCTTCGAGGGCATCCCGATCAGTCTGATCGAGTCCGCCAAGCTGGATGGGGCACATGATTTCCTGATTCTGTTCCGCATCGTGCTGCCGCTGTCCAAGTCCATATTGGCGGTGATGATGCTCTATTATGCTGTGGATCATTGGAATGATTATGTGGGACCGATGCTGTATCTGCGGAGCCAGGAGCTGTATCCGATTCAGATTGTCATGCGCGACATCCTGATCAGCAGCAGCACAGAATCGATGGGGGCGGGTGTTGATACCGGCTTCGCAATTGGGGAGAACATCAAGTACGCCACGATCATCATCTCGACACTGCCGATTATGCTGGTCTACCCGTTCATTCAGCGTTATTTTGTCCAGGGCGCTCTCATCGGCGCTGTGAAACAATAA
- a CDS encoding YfbR-like 5'-deoxynucleotidase codes for MGIHAYFRSLNELERIIRCPGKFKFEEHSVSAHSWKVVQYAKTLADIEETHGVAVDWKKLYEITSSHDYGEIFIGDIKTPVKHSSIELRQLIQQVEEGMIEHFIEEHIPEEFKGIFRRQLREGKDGSVEGLILEVADKMDQVYEAFAELQRGNIEKEFVTMYRQALIKIKQIKLHCVNYFLTSILPDMVNEGSMSKVNIKQITEEALAY; via the coding sequence ATGGGAATTCATGCGTACTTTCGGTCATTGAACGAGCTGGAGAGAATCATTCGGTGTCCAGGCAAATTCAAATTCGAGGAGCACAGCGTCTCCGCTCATTCCTGGAAGGTTGTGCAATACGCCAAGACGCTGGCGGACATCGAAGAGACGCACGGTGTGGCTGTAGATTGGAAGAAGCTCTATGAGATTACGAGCAGCCATGACTACGGCGAGATATTTATCGGAGACATCAAGACGCCGGTCAAGCATTCGTCCATTGAGCTGAGACAGCTCATTCAGCAGGTGGAGGAAGGGATGATCGAGCATTTTATCGAGGAGCATATCCCTGAAGAATTCAAGGGTATCTTCCGCAGGCAACTGCGGGAAGGGAAGGACGGCTCTGTCGAAGGACTGATTCTGGAGGTTGCCGACAAGATGGACCAGGTGTACGAGGCTTTCGCCGAGCTGCAACGCGGCAATATTGAGAAGGAGTTTGTCACGATGTACCGTCAGGCTCTGATCAAAATCAAGCAGATCAAGCTGCACTGTGTCAATTATTTCCTTACTTCCATCCTGCCGGATATGGTCAACGAGGGATCGATGTCGAAAGTGAATATTAAACAGATTACTGAAGAAGCACTGGCATACTGA
- a CDS encoding TerD family protein, with the protein MINAIMLRRQRKWIVNPGDCALPYAYIATAMKNMESLGFTLSKPLMQALSSLSPEAFAIEYQQLIEQLRLLVGAHVVYTPMYPGFPDQVMAEGDAELYLNAFFYYVTLALPTASGVSAASRTASDHPAPEKRALQTIELGSMDELRQMIRQMIQASGSISQTDKEDIDTALRLESDPAALLPEQIPLKENVGFVTAALLRHGKAHAEQIARYFHTATDVLRLAVALSEGDVSLAESTRFRRLKRAERRLLLELLEQCGNLAEDMRRYKQRWIRLGEILHPGEYKARYPRCWAAFDMLRNDRPLDTFAGQVELALRWYQVDSAALLLAERPGEFARRLDHVLRIHDEPQQVLALFRGVSDQVATPVLLQLIAHFTRRHDGRRWRTFFPKGNVAKAFTIPGSLPPLDATVCAAAAELCRDTLRQRFAQLPPLGKVFVDEQLRRYMVPLAQRSASKSLRTLTRGSRIPMPPGDTIRFFLWWKEGIVNGKPTGRVDIDLSAILFDGGWQYMEHISYTNLRSAKYKAAHSGDIVSAPNGACEFIDLDIDSILEYGGRYVMASLNSFTSQPYCELPECFGGWMMRRKPGSGEVFEPSAVIDKVDVTANTQIAIPVILDLVERTVIWCDLALTRHPAYHNNVEGHLSSMAMMGQAMATLSKPDLYELFLLHATARGHLVGHAQEAETIFSPELGITPWDTERIMAEFIA; encoded by the coding sequence ATGATCAATGCAATCATGCTGCGACGACAACGGAAATGGATCGTCAACCCGGGAGACTGCGCTCTCCCTTATGCCTATATAGCAACTGCCATGAAAAACATGGAGAGTCTTGGCTTCACCCTGTCGAAGCCGCTGATGCAGGCGCTCTCCAGCCTGTCCCCGGAGGCCTTCGCTATAGAATACCAACAGTTGATCGAACAACTGAGGCTGCTCGTCGGCGCTCATGTCGTATACACTCCGATGTATCCCGGCTTCCCTGACCAGGTGATGGCTGAAGGCGATGCGGAGCTGTACCTGAATGCCTTCTTCTATTACGTTACCCTGGCGCTCCCCACAGCTTCTGGAGTCTCCGCCGCTTCAAGAACCGCTTCAGATCATCCAGCACCCGAGAAGAGAGCGCTTCAGACCATTGAACTGGGCAGCATGGATGAGCTGCGTCAGATGATCCGCCAGATGATTCAAGCCAGTGGCTCGATCTCTCAGACAGACAAGGAGGACATCGATACGGCCCTTCGGCTGGAGAGTGATCCCGCTGCACTGTTGCCCGAGCAGATCCCGCTCAAGGAAAATGTCGGCTTCGTCACCGCTGCGCTGCTCCGTCACGGGAAGGCGCACGCAGAACAGATCGCTCGCTACTTCCATACAGCGACCGATGTGCTGCGGCTTGCCGTCGCACTGTCGGAGGGGGATGTCAGCCTGGCGGAGAGCACCCGCTTCCGCAGGCTCAAGCGAGCCGAGCGCCGACTGCTGCTCGAACTGCTGGAGCAGTGCGGGAACCTCGCCGAGGATATGAGGCGCTATAAGCAGCGGTGGATCAGGCTGGGCGAGATTCTCCATCCAGGCGAATACAAGGCGCGCTATCCACGCTGCTGGGCGGCCTTCGATATGCTGCGTAACGATCGTCCGCTGGACACGTTCGCCGGGCAGGTCGAGCTGGCGCTGCGCTGGTACCAGGTGGATTCGGCGGCGCTGCTGCTCGCCGAGCGTCCGGGCGAATTCGCCCGCAGACTTGACCATGTGCTGCGTATCCATGATGAGCCGCAGCAGGTGCTCGCCTTGTTCCGCGGTGTGAGCGACCAGGTCGCTACACCCGTGCTGCTGCAATTAATTGCCCACTTCACTCGGCGTCACGATGGCAGACGCTGGCGCACCTTCTTCCCCAAGGGCAATGTCGCCAAGGCGTTTACCATCCCCGGCTCATTGCCGCCGCTAGACGCCACGGTCTGCGCCGCGGCAGCCGAGCTGTGCAGGGATACGCTGCGGCAGCGATTTGCACAGCTTCCGCCGCTCGGCAAGGTGTTCGTTGACGAGCAGTTGCGGCGCTACATGGTGCCTCTCGCCCAACGCTCCGCTAGCAAGTCGCTGCGGACGCTGACGCGCGGCAGCCGTATCCCGATGCCTCCAGGCGATACGATCCGCTTCTTCCTGTGGTGGAAGGAGGGTATCGTGAACGGCAAGCCAACCGGCCGCGTTGATATTGATCTGTCCGCAATTCTATTTGATGGTGGTTGGCAATATATGGAGCATATTTCTTACACCAATCTGCGCTCTGCCAAATACAAGGCTGCCCATAGCGGAGACATCGTCTCCGCGCCGAATGGAGCCTGTGAATTCATCGATCTGGACATCGACTCGATCCTGGAATATGGCGGCCGATATGTGATGGCCTCCCTGAACTCGTTCACCAGTCAGCCGTATTGCGAGCTGCCGGAATGCTTTGGTGGATGGATGATGCGTCGCAAGCCGGGCTCCGGGGAAGTCTTCGAGCCGTCTGCGGTTATCGATAAGGTCGATGTGACCGCCAATACACAGATCGCCATTCCGGTTATTCTCGATCTCGTCGAGCGAACCGTCATCTGGTGTGATCTGGCGCTGACACGGCATCCGGCCTATCACAATAATGTGGAGGGTCACCTGTCCAGCATGGCGATGATGGGGCAGGCGATGGCGACGCTGAGCAAGCCGGATCTGTATGAGCTGTTCCTGCTTCACGCCACAGCGCGTGGACATCTGGTCGGGCACGCACAGGAAGCAGAGACGATCTTCTCGCCGGAGCTTGGCATTACGCCATGGGATACGGAGCGAATTATGGCGGAGTTTATCGCTTAG
- a CDS encoding TIGR02452 family protein → MNRERREAQERHSTEGGRQSRKQIAAQTVQIIRQGYYEREGRRIEIAALQQRSEAGSFLLRPQDGERLLEQVRSSLSGRAQVKQRVTNEATVTAILSCAPEERQTLGVLNFASAKNPGGGFLGGAMAQEESLAASSGLYASLLLHEEYYTYNRARRTMMYSHHAIVSPDVVFFRDEQYRLLAEPVTATVLTMPAVNYGQVVVKGEDTEQAERVMKERMELVLAIFAKQGLRKLVLGAYGCGVFRNDPAKVASWWRELLEDKGYGALFDEVIYAVLDSSKNKACMRAFEQIFKSSIH, encoded by the coding sequence ATGAATAGAGAGAGACGAGAGGCTCAAGAGAGGCATAGCACGGAAGGTGGACGCCAGAGCCGCAAGCAGATTGCAGCGCAGACGGTACAGATCATTCGTCAAGGATATTACGAACGGGAGGGAAGGCGCATCGAGATCGCCGCACTGCAGCAGCGGTCGGAAGCGGGTAGCTTCCTGCTTCGTCCGCAGGATGGAGAGCGGCTGCTGGAGCAGGTACGCAGCAGCTTGTCCGGGCGCGCGCAGGTGAAGCAGCGAGTGACCAATGAGGCGACAGTGACGGCGATTCTGTCCTGTGCGCCAGAGGAACGTCAGACGCTGGGCGTGCTTAACTTCGCCAGTGCCAAAAATCCCGGCGGCGGCTTCCTAGGCGGAGCCATGGCACAGGAGGAGAGTCTGGCAGCCTCCAGCGGTCTGTATGCTTCGCTGCTGCTGCATGAGGAATATTATACGTACAATCGCGCCCGCCGCACGATGATGTACAGCCACCATGCGATCGTATCGCCGGACGTGGTGTTCTTCCGAGATGAACAGTATCGGCTGCTTGCCGAGCCAGTGACAGCAACCGTGCTGACCATGCCTGCCGTCAACTACGGTCAAGTGGTGGTGAAGGGGGAGGATACGGAGCAGGCCGAGCGCGTCATGAAGGAGCGGATGGAGCTGGTGCTGGCGATATTCGCCAAGCAAGGTTTGCGGAAGCTAGTGCTTGGTGCCTATGGCTGCGGCGTATTCCGCAATGATCCGGCTAAGGTAGCAAGCTGGTGGAGAGAGCTGCTGGAGGATAAGGGGTATGGAGCCTTGTTCGATGAAGTGATCTACGCCGTGCTGGATAGCAGCAAAAACAAGGCGTGTATGAGGGCATTTGAGCAGATATTCAAGTCCTCCATACATTAG
- a CDS encoding NUDIX hydrolase, whose protein sequence is MTLRDRSGLTEEEFLQQYDAGDYERPSVAADMVIFTVLDSEVSNYRKLPEKGLKLLLIRRGGHPYLGGWALPGGFVRPYETTEQAARRELREETGLDQVYMEQLYTFSEPGRDPRTWVMSCSYMALIDGSKVEVQAGDDADQAAWFDVSYKLQLEQKELLEDGIRRSWQYELLLQQGGHTLLAVVEKQTTFTSASTRTEYTIVSNDGLAFDHAKLIACAIERLRGKLETTSIALHLMPELFTLTQLQQVYEVIAGRELLKAAFRRKVTHLVEETDHYTEPAGHRPSRLFRRNWENIT, encoded by the coding sequence ATGACACTTAGGGATCGGAGCGGGTTAACGGAGGAGGAGTTTTTGCAGCAGTATGATGCCGGAGATTATGAGCGCCCGTCCGTCGCGGCAGATATGGTGATTTTTACGGTGCTTGACAGCGAGGTGAGCAACTATCGCAAGCTGCCGGAGAAGGGGCTGAAGCTGCTGCTTATTCGCCGGGGCGGACATCCGTACTTGGGAGGCTGGGCGCTCCCCGGCGGCTTTGTCCGGCCTTACGAGACGACGGAGCAGGCGGCCAGGCGGGAGCTGCGCGAGGAGACGGGGCTGGATCAGGTCTATATGGAGCAGTTGTACACGTTCAGCGAGCCAGGGCGTGATCCGCGGACGTGGGTCATGAGCTGCTCGTATATGGCCTTGATCGACGGCAGCAAGGTGGAGGTACAGGCCGGGGACGATGCTGATCAGGCGGCCTGGTTCGATGTCTCTTATAAGCTACAGTTGGAGCAGAAGGAGCTGCTGGAGGATGGCATTCGGCGTAGCTGGCAATATGAGCTGCTGCTCCAGCAGGGAGGGCACACCCTGCTGGCGGTGGTGGAGAAGCAGACCACCTTCACCAGCGCCTCGACTAGAACCGAATATACGATTGTGAGCAATGACGGACTGGCCTTTGACCATGCCAAGCTGATCGCATGTGCCATCGAGCGGCTGCGGGGCAAGCTGGAGACGACGAGTATCGCGCTTCATCTCATGCCAGAGCTATTCACACTAACACAGCTTCAGCAGGTGTACGAGGTCATCGCCGGGAGAGAGCTGCTGAAGGCTGCCTTTCGCCGGAAGGTGACTCATCTGGTGGAGGAAACCGATCATTACACGGAGCCTGCGGGTCATCGACCTTCGCGGCTATTCCGTAGAAATTGGGAGAATATCACATGA